A genomic window from Fibrobacterota bacterium includes:
- a CDS encoding molybdenum cofactor biosynthesis protein MoaE, with product MRFRLSTTDINPQDLSAQLRHASSGGFVSFEGWVRDHHLGRAVEKLFYQAHPVLALQEGDRIVSEALERFGIRNALCVHRVGDLGIGGIAVWIGVASDHRAEAFDACRWIIDEVKATVPIWKREWFADGTVEWVGCERCARAGDAHRTEATTARSHAHENCQH from the coding sequence ATGCGATTTCGACTTTCCACCACCGACATCAATCCTCAAGATCTTTCCGCCCAATTGCGGCACGCTTCCAGCGGGGGATTCGTTTCCTTCGAAGGCTGGGTGCGCGACCACCATCTGGGGCGCGCCGTGGAGAAACTCTTCTACCAGGCCCATCCAGTGCTTGCTCTCCAGGAAGGGGATCGGATCGTTTCCGAGGCTTTGGAAAGGTTCGGGATCCGCAACGCCTTGTGCGTCCATCGGGTCGGTGATCTGGGTATCGGTGGCATCGCCGTGTGGATCGGGGTGGCCAGCGACCATCGCGCCGAGGCGTTCGATGCGTGCCGATGGATCATCGACGAGGTGAAGGCGACGGTCCCCATCTGGAAGCGCGAGTGGTTCGCGGATGGAACGGTGGAATGGGTGGGCTGCGAGAGATGCGCCCGTGCGGGCGACGCCCATCGAACGGAAGCGACCACGGCCCGTTCCCACGCACACGAAAATTGTCAACACTAG
- a CDS encoding NTP transferase domain-containing protein translates to MIAPLDALILAGGASRRMGSDKALLEWEGRPATLRLRELLSGFVERVRLSRAVGQELPEGWSESDAVRDREIAAGPLRGILSALAAHPGRAFLVVAVDQPLLDTSMLASLVDARDPGLGATCFLDSDGSLPDPMCAIYEPSFSDAASPWLSHGKGCPRKVLLNSPVKVLPSPGIRLKDADSPQDQAEIVRWMEGRQVTLEHFALLCDLAKVPSETVSTRAVDLTGLWRETADRLAIGFPMDSFRPVRNDAFAEWSDSFAAGDRISFLPPVSGG, encoded by the coding sequence ATGATCGCCCCGTTGGATGCGCTGATCTTGGCCGGTGGAGCCTCGCGCCGCATGGGATCGGACAAGGCGCTCCTGGAATGGGAGGGAAGGCCGGCCACCCTGCGATTGCGGGAACTTCTTTCCGGGTTCGTCGAGCGCGTCCGGCTGTCCCGCGCGGTCGGACAAGAATTGCCAGAAGGGTGGAGCGAGTCCGATGCGGTCCGCGACCGGGAGATCGCTGCCGGACCTCTGCGGGGCATCCTCTCCGCCCTGGCCGCCCATCCTGGACGGGCGTTTTTGGTGGTGGCGGTGGACCAACCTCTGCTGGATACCTCCATGCTGGCAAGCCTGGTGGATGCTCGCGACCCGGGTCTTGGCGCGACGTGCTTCCTGGACAGCGACGGATCGCTTCCCGACCCCATGTGCGCCATCTACGAACCGTCGTTTTCCGACGCCGCCTCGCCTTGGCTTTCCCATGGCAAGGGCTGTCCGCGCAAGGTCCTGCTGAACTCGCCCGTGAAGGTCCTGCCATCGCCCGGCATCCGTCTGAAGGACGCCGATTCGCCGCAAGACCAAGCGGAGATCGTCCGCTGGATGGAAGGGCGCCAGGTCACCCTGGAGCATTTCGCCCTCCTTTGCGATCTTGCGAAAGTTCCGTCAGAAACTGTCTCAACCCGTGCCGTCGACCTGACGGGATTGTGGCGGGAGACCGCCGATCGGCTCGCGATCGGATTTCCGATGGACTCCTTCCGTCCGGTGCGCAACGACGCCTTCGCGGAATGGTCGGATTCCTTTGCTGCGGGCGACAGGATCTCGTTTCTCCCGCCGGTTTCCGGAGGCTGA
- the moaC gene encoding cyclic pyranopterin monophosphate synthase MoaC: MQGTIDTLSVSQKRLTHVDDRGAPCMVDVGEREQTRREATAHAEIVLPQAVVALSRDGEIFASKGPVFATAIVAGTQAVKRTADLIPFCHPLLLDSIRIACRLEGSLARIECTVACTGRTGVEMEALTGASVAALTVYDMCKALDLGIEIRSVRLMAKSGGRRNFGSSE, encoded by the coding sequence ATGCAAGGAACGATCGATACCCTGTCTGTATCCCAGAAGCGTCTGACGCATGTCGATGATCGGGGGGCACCTTGCATGGTCGATGTTGGAGAGCGCGAGCAGACCCGACGCGAGGCGACCGCACACGCGGAGATCGTTTTGCCTCAGGCGGTGGTGGCGCTTTCTCGCGATGGCGAGATTTTCGCTTCCAAGGGGCCGGTCTTCGCGACAGCCATCGTGGCGGGAACCCAAGCGGTCAAACGCACCGCCGATCTCATCCCGTTTTGCCATCCACTTCTGTTGGATTCCATCCGCATTGCCTGCAGGTTGGAAGGAAGCCTCGCGCGCATCGAGTGCACTGTCGCCTGCACGGGTCGCACGGGTGTGGAGATGGAAGCCCTGACCGGTGCCTCGGTGGCCGCCTTGACAGTTTACGACATGTGCAAGGCCTTGGATCTGGGGATCGAGATCCGGTCGGTGAGGTTGATGGCCAAATCCGGTGGGCGCCGCAATTTCGGGAGCTCGGAATGA
- the ric gene encoding iron-sulfur cluster repair di-iron protein encodes MHADTTVGSLVATHPSRSKVFERFGIDYCCGGHDSLANACKKASVSLEQLIHELEAQPLQADDRDWTKASVKELIDHILVAHHDWLKAELPRMDALCEKVARVHGEGHKQVHEVLRVFRALREDIEPHLQKEEIILFPSALHLESHGEITLACHGPVPTLEGPVSGMEAEHKVVGGYLEDLKDLTDGFVPPQEACNTWRAAWDALKQLDSNTRAHIHLENEVLHPLIRRLEQKLAEA; translated from the coding sequence ATGCACGCAGACACGACGGTTGGCTCCCTAGTGGCCACACATCCTTCGCGCTCCAAGGTGTTCGAGCGCTTCGGAATCGATTACTGCTGCGGCGGACATGACTCCCTGGCGAATGCCTGCAAGAAGGCCAGTGTTTCGCTGGAGCAGCTGATCCATGAACTCGAAGCTCAGCCCCTGCAAGCGGACGACCGCGACTGGACAAAGGCTTCGGTCAAAGAGCTGATCGACCACATCCTAGTGGCTCATCACGACTGGCTGAAGGCGGAACTTCCACGCATGGACGCTCTGTGTGAAAAGGTCGCCCGCGTACACGGCGAGGGACACAAGCAGGTGCATGAAGTCCTGCGGGTCTTCCGTGCCCTGCGGGAAGACATCGAGCCCCATCTGCAGAAGGAGGAGATCATCCTGTTCCCTTCCGCCTTGCATCTGGAAAGCCACGGCGAGATCACGCTTGCGTGCCACGGTCCGGTTCCGACCCTGGAAGGCCCCGTGTCGGGCATGGAAGCGGAGCACAAGGTGGTCGGTGGGTACCTGGAAGATCTCAAGGATCTGACCGATGGGTTCGTGCCTCCCCAGGAAGCATGCAACACCTGGCGGGCCGCTTGGGATGCGCTCAAACAATTGGATTCCAACACCCGCGCTCATATCCACCTGGAAAACGAGGTTCTCCATCCGCTGATTCGCCGCCTAGAACAAAAATTGGCAGAGGCATGA
- a CDS encoding radical SAM protein, producing the protein MFLLHAPRQPPVMRPGHLDAQGFARIAHALVGAGVCDLRVTGGEPTLRPDLDEILIALGEVGGTRLSITSNGQFLPKHFPALHQSGVRTLNISLDSLRPDSFKAITGRRLEPVLEAVHAAVADGFSVKVNCVVSRGRNDDEVHAFAEFAQRTGVEVRFLELMKIGPGAVDHTRDFVSAAEVESRLATGFGWVPLARGVDETAYRIQLEGGGRIGFIASESKPFCGGCSRLRLSVRGELRSCLMRDDRVPLAGLDAEGIVAASALAFSAKPIHRIESVSQAMHQIGG; encoded by the coding sequence GTGTTTCTACTGCATGCCCCACGCCAGCCCCCCGTCATGCGTCCCGGCCATCTGGACGCCCAAGGTTTCGCTCGCATCGCGCATGCACTGGTGGGCGCGGGGGTCTGCGATCTTCGCGTCACCGGCGGAGAGCCCACCTTGCGCCCTGACCTGGACGAGATCCTGATCGCGCTCGGAGAAGTCGGTGGAACCAGGCTGTCGATCACCTCAAACGGACAATTTTTGCCCAAGCATTTTCCGGCCTTGCACCAAAGTGGTGTGCGGACCCTCAACATCAGCCTCGATTCTCTGCGGCCGGATTCGTTCAAGGCGATCACCGGCCGCAGGTTGGAGCCCGTGTTGGAAGCGGTGCACGCCGCCGTGGCCGATGGCTTTTCCGTGAAGGTCAATTGCGTGGTGAGCCGCGGGCGAAACGACGACGAAGTCCACGCTTTCGCCGAGTTCGCCCAACGCACCGGTGTGGAGGTGCGGTTTCTGGAACTGATGAAGATCGGACCGGGAGCGGTCGATCACACCCGGGACTTCGTGTCGGCGGCCGAGGTGGAATCCAGACTCGCAACGGGGTTCGGTTGGGTGCCGCTTGCGCGAGGAGTGGACGAAACCGCCTATCGCATCCAGCTGGAGGGCGGAGGGCGGATCGGTTTCATCGCCTCGGAGTCCAAACCGTTTTGTGGTGGTTGTTCGCGACTTCGCTTGTCGGTGCGGGGCGAACTTCGCTCGTGTCTGATGCGCGACGATCGCGTGCCTTTGGCTGGTCTGGATGCGGAGGGAATCGTGGCGGCTTCCGCCCTGGCTTTTTCCGCCAAACCCATCCATCGCATCGAGAGCGTCAGTCAGGCCATGCACCAGATCGGCGGCTGA
- a CDS encoding NarK/NasA family nitrate transporter, with translation MNDVETPKGANRVMWLSTAAFTLMFAVWLQFGILAIPIRKELGLTEMQFAWLTSIAILNGSIWRLLLGIWADRFGAKKVLLLLMVATAGASWAVSQARTFEHLLACAFLVGLAGNSFSVGVAWNSAWFPKSRQGLALGFFGAGNVGASVTKLVGPLLIAAVPSAGYFGGVISGGWRFIPQMYVGLLVLMILLVLLFTPSPDRRPGAGRTFAQMLQPLRHVRVWRFSLYYVVVFGAYVALSVWLPKYYVDVYGLELKNAAFLTTLFIFPASLLRPLGGWLADRIGARGLMYGVFMVLAVCFFGLSLPFGHIVFYVPESYVPGGTMAALPFSMGVVPFTILIFLVGCAMGIGKAAVFKYVPEYFPKDVGAVGGLVGLLGALGGFCLPLTFASIGSLTKIPQTTFMVLFLANAACLVWLHLTVWKMLNADQGPGARRHF, from the coding sequence ATGAACGACGTAGAGACGCCCAAAGGCGCCAATCGGGTCATGTGGCTTTCCACGGCCGCATTCACCCTCATGTTCGCGGTCTGGTTGCAATTTGGCATCCTCGCCATCCCCATCCGCAAGGAACTGGGGCTGACGGAGATGCAATTTGCCTGGCTCACCTCGATCGCGATCCTCAACGGTTCGATCTGGAGGTTACTGCTGGGCATCTGGGCGGATCGCTTCGGTGCCAAGAAGGTTCTGCTTCTGCTCATGGTGGCCACCGCGGGAGCTTCCTGGGCGGTCAGTCAGGCGCGGACCTTCGAGCATCTGCTCGCGTGCGCCTTTCTGGTGGGGTTGGCGGGCAACTCCTTCAGCGTGGGCGTGGCCTGGAACAGCGCCTGGTTCCCCAAATCCAGGCAAGGGCTCGCCCTGGGATTCTTCGGGGCGGGGAACGTGGGCGCATCGGTGACAAAACTTGTCGGTCCGTTGCTCATCGCCGCGGTCCCCTCGGCCGGGTATTTCGGAGGGGTCATCAGCGGAGGCTGGAGGTTCATTCCCCAGATGTACGTGGGACTGCTTGTGCTGATGATCCTGCTTGTGCTTCTGTTCACTCCCAGTCCGGACCGACGACCTGGTGCTGGGCGGACCTTCGCGCAGATGCTCCAGCCTCTTCGCCACGTGCGGGTCTGGCGATTCAGCCTCTACTACGTGGTGGTGTTCGGCGCCTACGTGGCGCTCAGCGTGTGGCTTCCCAAGTACTACGTGGATGTCTACGGCCTGGAATTGAAGAACGCGGCCTTTCTCACCACCTTGTTCATTTTTCCGGCCAGCTTGCTCCGTCCGCTGGGCGGGTGGCTGGCGGATCGAATTGGAGCCCGGGGCCTGATGTATGGAGTATTCATGGTGCTGGCGGTCTGTTTTTTCGGGCTGTCCCTCCCCTTTGGCCATATCGTCTTCTACGTGCCGGAATCCTACGTGCCGGGAGGCACCATGGCGGCGCTTCCCTTCTCCATGGGCGTGGTGCCCTTCACGATCCTGATTTTCCTGGTAGGTTGCGCCATGGGGATCGGAAAAGCGGCTGTATTCAAGTACGTGCCGGAATATTTCCCGAAGGATGTCGGGGCGGTCGGGGGATTGGTAGGACTGTTGGGTGCTTTGGGGGGATTCTGTTTGCCATTGACCTTCGCGTCCATCGGGTCGCTGACCAAGATCCCGCAGACCACGTTCATGGTTCTCTTTTTGGCCAACGCGGCCTGTTTGGTTTGGCTACACTTGACGGTGTGGAAGATGCTCAATGCCGACCAAGGACCTGGGGCTCGAAGACATTTCTGA
- the narI gene encoding respiratory nitrate reductase subunit gamma: MDLLLFGILPYVAVCVAVVGSAWRIRSAPLTWKTGSSQLLESKWLRIGSILFHFGMVNLMFGHLGGLLTPHEVYETFGLTTPLKQRIEIVMGFIMAPAAFVGGAILIWRRLVDPRVKAASSWGDIPLLVALLLEVGLGFATIPRSMHHLDGSMMLRLTGYVQGLVVLDTSAWQAMAEVPWIYKLHMAVGFCFVLVLPFTRLVHVLSGLLVVRYLVRPWQVVRKGVWSPR, encoded by the coding sequence ATCGATCTTCTTCTTTTCGGGATCCTGCCCTATGTGGCCGTGTGCGTGGCCGTGGTCGGTAGCGCCTGGCGCATCCGCAGTGCACCACTGACCTGGAAAACCGGCAGCTCGCAATTGCTCGAGTCGAAGTGGCTGCGCATCGGCAGCATCTTGTTCCACTTCGGCATGGTGAACTTGATGTTCGGCCACCTCGGAGGACTGCTCACTCCGCACGAGGTCTACGAGACCTTCGGTCTCACCACGCCGTTGAAGCAGCGCATCGAAATCGTCATGGGTTTCATCATGGCCCCCGCGGCTTTCGTGGGGGGAGCCATCCTGATCTGGCGCCGACTCGTGGATCCTCGCGTGAAGGCGGCCAGTTCCTGGGGAGACATCCCCCTCTTGGTTGCACTCCTTCTCGAGGTGGGGCTGGGATTCGCCACCATTCCTCGTTCGATGCACCACCTGGATGGATCGATGATGCTCCGGCTCACCGGTTACGTGCAGGGTCTGGTGGTCCTGGATACCTCGGCCTGGCAGGCGATGGCTGAGGTCCCCTGGATCTACAAGCTCCACATGGCCGTGGGTTTCTGCTTTGTTCTGGTGCTTCCGTTCACCCGGCTTGTGCACGTTCTGTCCGGATTGCTGGTGGTGCGGTATCTGGTGCGTCCCTGGCAGGTCGTGCGCAAAGGCGTCTGGAGCCCCCGATGA
- the narJ gene encoding nitrate reductase molybdenum cofactor assembly chaperone, whose amino-acid sequence MSALALIARILEYPEDTGLLAHLDEAASEIDAADLAPAAREGLEHFLAWVRLTDPIVVQESYVESVDRSRRGSLHLFEHVHGESRERGAAMIDLRQFYAERGFEMAASELPDYLPVVLEFASRAPEAERMRFLAEIVPVVARIHAFHARQGSPWEPVLAAALVASGGTLELSRAQVPDNTPEPSIDELWAEPEVVFSGDCSTPAGDAK is encoded by the coding sequence ATGAGCGCATTGGCCCTGATCGCACGCATTCTGGAGTACCCGGAAGACACCGGCCTGCTGGCGCATCTCGACGAGGCCGCTTCCGAGATCGACGCGGCCGACTTGGCTCCGGCGGCTCGGGAGGGACTTGAGCATTTCCTGGCTTGGGTGAGGCTCACCGATCCCATCGTGGTGCAGGAATCCTACGTGGAATCCGTGGACAGATCCCGTCGCGGATCTCTGCATCTGTTCGAGCACGTCCACGGCGAATCGCGCGAACGAGGCGCGGCCATGATCGACTTGCGCCAGTTCTACGCCGAGCGGGGGTTCGAGATGGCCGCATCCGAACTACCTGATTACCTGCCGGTGGTCCTGGAGTTCGCCTCCCGTGCCCCCGAGGCGGAAAGGATGCGCTTTCTCGCGGAGATCGTTCCGGTGGTGGCGCGCATCCATGCGTTCCATGCCCGTCAGGGATCCCCGTGGGAGCCCGTTCTCGCCGCGGCGCTGGTCGCCTCGGGCGGGACTCTCGAGCTCTCGCGGGCGCAAGTACCCGACAACACCCCCGAGCCGTCCATCGACGAGTTGTGGGCCGAACCCGAGGTCGTCTTTTCCGGCGACTGTTCCACTCCAGCGGGAGATGCGAAGTGA
- the narH gene encoding nitrate reductase subunit beta: protein MKVRAQIAMILNLDKCIGCHTCSVTCKQVWTNRPGMDYAWFNNVESKPGVGYPHRWEDQIRWKGGWVRAKNGKLEPRQGSRAKILLDVFGNPNLPTMDDYYEPFTFDYGHLQATPETKASPTARPISLITGKRMEKIEGGPNWEDDLGGAAASRHRDPNMGGLDSQQYAQFESSFLAYLPRLCEHCVNPTCVASCPEGSIYKREEDGIVLVDQDKCKGWRMCVSGCPYKKIYFNHQTGKAEKCLFCYPRIESGQPTVCAETCVGRMRYLGVLLYDADRIAEAASVEDPKRLLDAQLSIFLDPRDPAVIAAAQAEGIPESWLEAAKKSPAWEMAVEWRIALPLHPEYRTLPMVWYVPPLSPLQGNAQASRDEHGDILGDVSEGRIPVEYLANLLSAGDNAPVERSLEKLLALRRWSRLRGRGQEAGFVFPQGMDAKVAEAMYRRLAIANYEDRFVVPTSHAEYATDSFGMEGPLGRAEVPGCSFSDGQGCQGSSAPAFGGFAPGQGGRR from the coding sequence ATGAAGGTCCGCGCCCAGATCGCGATGATCCTGAACCTCGACAAATGCATCGGGTGCCACACCTGCTCGGTCACATGCAAACAGGTTTGGACCAACAGGCCGGGCATGGACTACGCCTGGTTCAACAACGTGGAATCCAAACCCGGTGTGGGTTACCCCCATCGCTGGGAAGACCAGATCCGCTGGAAGGGCGGCTGGGTGAGGGCAAAAAACGGCAAGTTGGAACCCCGCCAGGGAAGTCGCGCGAAGATCCTGCTCGATGTGTTCGGGAATCCCAACCTTCCCACCATGGACGACTACTACGAGCCGTTCACCTTCGATTACGGACACCTGCAGGCCACACCGGAAACGAAGGCCAGTCCCACCGCCCGTCCCATCAGCTTGATCACCGGCAAGCGCATGGAAAAGATCGAGGGAGGGCCCAACTGGGAGGACGACCTGGGCGGCGCGGCCGCTTCGCGACATCGCGACCCGAACATGGGTGGTCTGGATTCCCAACAGTACGCCCAGTTCGAATCCAGCTTCCTGGCCTATCTGCCGCGTCTGTGCGAGCACTGCGTGAACCCCACGTGCGTGGCGTCGTGTCCCGAAGGGAGCATCTACAAGCGCGAAGAAGATGGAATCGTGCTGGTGGACCAGGACAAGTGCAAGGGCTGGCGCATGTGTGTGTCTGGATGCCCCTACAAGAAGATCTACTTCAACCACCAGACCGGCAAAGCCGAGAAGTGTCTGTTCTGCTATCCCCGCATCGAGTCCGGACAGCCCACGGTGTGCGCCGAGACTTGTGTGGGACGCATGCGCTACCTGGGCGTGTTGCTCTACGATGCCGACCGCATCGCCGAGGCCGCGTCGGTGGAAGACCCCAAGCGTCTCCTGGATGCCCAACTCTCCATCTTCCTGGATCCCCGGGATCCCGCCGTGATCGCCGCGGCACAGGCAGAAGGCATTCCGGAGTCCTGGCTGGAGGCGGCCAAGAAGAGCCCCGCATGGGAAATGGCTGTCGAGTGGCGGATCGCGCTGCCTTTGCATCCGGAATATCGCACCCTTCCGATGGTCTGGTACGTACCACCGCTTTCGCCACTGCAGGGGAACGCGCAGGCGTCTCGTGACGAGCATGGAGATATCCTGGGAGATGTTTCCGAAGGGCGCATTCCGGTGGAATATCTCGCCAACCTCCTTTCGGCCGGCGACAACGCTCCGGTGGAACGATCCTTGGAAAAACTCCTGGCTCTGCGCCGATGGTCCCGGTTGCGCGGTCGTGGCCAGGAGGCAGGATTTGTCTTCCCTCAAGGAATGGACGCAAAGGTCGCCGAGGCCATGTACCGTCGGCTGGCGATCGCCAACTACGAAGATCGTTTCGTGGTTCCCACCTCCCACGCGGAATACGCCACCGACAGTTTCGGGATGGAAGGGCCGTTGGGACGCGCCGAGGTTCCCGGCTGTTCCTTTTCCGACGGCCAGGGGTGCCAGGGAAGCTCCGCTCCCGCCTTCGGCGGATTCGCTCCGGGCCAAGGAGGGCGTCGATGA